The region GAACACTTGTTTTAGGgaatttatattttgtcttgCACGGTTTTGGAAAATGAAATGGCTTTAATGAATAGGAATGTTTTACTCAAAACATCTTACgtatgtttattatatatagtaaacaatttcaaatattaGAGTTTGTAAATTGATTGTGTAATTCTATTGATCAGACAGTTTGGTTCAATTATTTATGTTAACCGTCTTAATGAATCTTAAGCTTCACATACTAAATAAGAAGTATTTATCCTTCTTCTTAAAGATTTGAAGGTACAAATATAAAACTCATAAAAGTTATAGTGGAAATAATAATGGAAAAGAACTAATTTGGTAATTGAGTAACAATGAGAGATGAGAAAATGAGATAGCAGAACAtgtcattttcaatattttgaagATTGATCAAATCATggtattacaaaataaaaatattttaatgaaaataaatgtgTAGAAAACTTTCTCAATTATCTTTCTCCAAATCCAAGTGAAGTAGctcttttctctgttttttcGTGTGCTTTCAGCATGCAACCCTCACAACCCTTTCATCTTCAATAATAGTTTCATTTCTTCACTTACACTACTTCACACCTATAATCCAAATTTCCTctgcaaaaaaattaaacaaataattaatttggcCAAAAATAGAAACAACAGAAAATAATgaggaaaaaagagagaaatctCGTAAGACCCACTTTTTTTGCTCTTAATATTTAAGGGTTTGGCCTTATCTATTAGGCCTAAGGCCAACCCATAGGATGTCCAAAAACTCTTTTTCAGCCCTAATCCTTCTCATTCTACTCTCATTCCGCAAAACAACCCCTTTTCCTCACTCACTCTTCTCTCTTTtcaaagctctgctagggtttggccCTGTTCCTCATCAAGCTAGTTGAACTCCACTTCTATTCCATGTAAGTTAGTCTTCAACCCATATCTTCTCTTCTCTAGCTTTACTTTTGTGTTTCCAACTAGGTTCATCGTAGTAACCCTGTTTTGGTTCTGGTGTTAGTATTTTCAGCTCATAAAGTTGTTCCTGGAGTTGTGGTGCTCACTGTTTGGTGTTTGTCGTTGTCTACTAGCCTCTGttcaagtaagggaagctagggtttcgcTATTTTTAAGTTATCTTTGCATGCTTGGTTTGTTTTACGTTATGGATGCTTGATTCATGTTGTTTGTCATGTGAAAATGCATTGCTTGTGTTGTGGGTGTGATTCGAATCTGGCATTCGCACAAGGGAGAGCTGGTGGGTTCTGCTGAACTCACCCATACGAGCTGGGTGGTCGCTCAAACGTAAAGCTCTTgcttaagcgaggagctctcgcttgagcgagaacaaCTGCAACCCATATTTCTCTCTGTTttgagggctcgcctaagcaaaGGTCactcacctgagcgagagtagtctcacctgagcgagatgggtagcttgagcgagacctcaaCGTGCCCCCTGTGTGCAATCTCGCCCAGACAATAGTTTGTGGCTTGAGCGAGGGGTTCCTCTAGCCTAAGCGTGAGCTCTTTAGCTTGAGCGAATTAACAGAGTTGATTATATTCGTGGACGTTCACATAATTGGATGATTTGTGCTTTAAACAGTCTCAAGTATGATGCCATGTATGCTCTATATGATACATTGGGATTTGAAtcgatgagtttggtatgaatatgcgtatgaaacatgattgggTGGTTGGTTGAATATTGACATGAGAATTGGTATACATGATAAATCTATaattggttggtgagacatgactATGGTATAagtaggacataattccatgaaccttttggtgagagttcatggtggtgcctcatgtaatggacgtaattccatgaccctcttagtgagagctcatggtggtgcctcatgtaatggacgtaattccatgaacctttTGATGaaagttcatggtggtgcctcatgtaatggacgtaattccatgaccctcttggtgagagctcatggtggtacCTCAGGTAATGGATGTAATTCCACGAACCTCTTagtaaggtttcgtggtggtgcctcagtatATAATGATGTAAGGATttaagtaaggattgcatcctgaagctctaaagagttagttagtctcacgtagagcgtactaactcaagtggtgagagtagcatgagaccctagtctttggcaggataatgaccttagacgTTTAAAAGCTAACCTTGTGCATGGTAGGGTGGAactcattggcaatggctctgtagagtagtagaggtcaccacaagtgcaaacatccagtgaatccgattgattatatgtatttggataattgagtcttagagtctcgCTTGTTTGTTAtcacatgtttggttgattCATGTATTATTGacttttaaattgcatgctCAATTCTATGATAAAAccttttactctagcttaccctttctatttacttatgtgttttgtgtgtggttttctccttttgcgatgatcatcaatttattgatgtaagCAGATATGGGAAACCCTCATGGTCATTAGGGTGATGGAAACTCTGTTGCATAGCTAATCTTGGGTTAGATCCCCTTACTTCGAGTACATTTTTAAGGCACTGTGGCCTATGTACTATTTTGCTATATGAGCATGTATTTTGGATACTGTTAAACTTGTACTCTGTTTTATTAATGACATCGTAGTATGCCTTAATTTTTCTCTCCAAGTTGTTTGGATAATTGTGAGAAGTGACATTCCTACTCCATGATAATACCTTTTATATTATTCTTctatgtgatgtttcatttaattaagtttaattattaaatggaCGTTACAAATCCAAAGATTAGAAAATATGAAGATTTATATGGGAGATCATTCCTCTAATTACAACTCatgtaaaaaaatgtatttaaagaaataattatatctaTCATTCATGGCACAAATATGGCAATTTTTAACatacgaaagaaaaaaaacaacttcTTATTATGATGAGACAACAATGTTCAGACATGATCGaaagaagataaagaaagagattgaaaatatgtttatacttaggatcttttattattttattgtatccaaagatattaattattatctttaagTAATATTCTTATCTATTATTACATCTTTAATCtttcaataattttctttttgtcgaatgaaaaaaattattttaccataatatttttgtaattgttattctcttaaaaaatttaaaataatttatgaagatatataataaatagtgCATGACAAATTAAGATACTTAATAATTGAGACAGATTAATTaacaaatgataaaagaaattcaagTTGTGCTTTTATAAATTCTTCAACTTACAATCTAACTTTGAATTTCATGTTATCATGCCATTTGTATCTGTCTAAGGTAAAATTTTACTAAAGTAATTCccgtaaaattaattaatcacaTGCAACAAATACACATCATCTATTAGTTTTACATAATCAATGAACATGATTCAAAATTCAATAACATGTCATTTCCAACGTTTTGAACATTCATCaagtcattttattataaacaacTTCACATGTAATAAACTCAGATTGAAAGGCTAAGCCCAACTGCAATGGGCTCCCCCAAGcccaattgttttcaaaaacttattacaaaataaaaatagccaagaaaataaatctaataaaaccTTCCTCAGTTATCTTTCTTCAAATTCAAGTGAAGTAGctcttttctctgttttttcGATCTTCAACAATAATTCCATTTCTTCACTCACACTACTTCACACCTATAATAATCCAGATTTCCTCTgccaaaaaataaacaaatcattaatttggccaaaaataaaaataacaaaaaataatgaaaagaaaaagagaaaacaaagaaaactcaAATATTAAAAGGCAAATGAATAGAAAACTCCAATAATTGAAGTgaatactttttaaattgtttcGATTTATTATATACTTCTTAAAAATCATTTGtcgaaaaataattatatctatcACCCATGGCACAAATATTGCAATCTTTAAAcatacaaaagaagaaacaacTTATTATGAGAATGGCACAACAATTTTGGGACATGATCGAAAGAGGAGAAATAAAGAGActgaaaatatgttttatacttaggatattttattattttattgaatccatagacattaattattatctttaagCAATATTCGTATTTATTATTACATCCTTAATCTTTCAACAGTTTCTTTTTGTCTAATGAAGAAATGATTTTACCATAATAGCTTTGTAATTGTTATTCTCTGAAAAAATGAGATCGATTtcataaagataaataataaatagtgaatgacaaattaaaatgtgatgttattaattttttaactaaataatatCTTGATAATCagtaacaataattaattatgatgtattaatataaaaacattgTTGTATGTACAATCGTTTATGTCTGTACAAATTTTGGCTTTAAATGTGCTATTTTAGATTTGAAAGTTCTGATTTTTATTtgatctttaataaaaaaaaatacttttgtttcctaaatctttttatatattttgttctgtTATAAGTTGTTTCTGAaatatttatgcatttttcctctcaaaatatttgtttctctACGTTcaagaaagtttttttttgtcatatatTTTCTACTAAAAGGTGATACGTCAAATTAGCAAAGTCACTAGCAACCatcatgaaatacaaaataagaaaaacaaaggatgaagaaaaaacaatattatggATACAAGCGGAgagaaaaacatgtttaaatcTAAAATCTCTTAGCTACTTGTGTGATGTTTGACATTCTATTTGCAATAATATATACGGTTGATAATttggaaaaagtaaaaaaataaaaataaaaattaccatATTAAGTCTTCAATGTTGGTTGTAACATCACAGGAAAAGTAATTCCTAttctagtatatatatatatatatatatatatatatatatatatatatatatatatatatatatatatatatatatatatatatatatatatatatatatatatatatatatatatatatatatatatatatatatatatatatataaaatatatgttcaatatataacttttgaaaaagaaaactgagGTTTGTGAAAactatttgtttaaaataataataataataataataataataataataataaaaataatataagaaaaataacacaaaactaaaataatattacctGTTATGCTCTAGAAAACCTCTTGAATACTTTCACTGCTGCCATGACATAAAGAGTATTTGCTAAATTACTTAAGAACTTGAAATATGCATGACGCCAAGAACGTATCAGTAAGATTGAGCCAAATACTCCCCAAAAGCTAATAACAAATCCAATTGTTATACTTATGTAAAACCCACGATTGAAAATCAAATTGTCATCTTCTTGAAATTCAACAATCGATTTTTGTCTTGGCACTCTATCAATACACAATTTCTTTAACGGTGGTCCACAAAGATCAACATTATCTTCATATTTTGATGCATCAAAACTCTGTAACTGTGTGCCAGTTGGAATTTTTCCAGATAAATAATTATGTGACAAATCTAATGAAGCGAGTCGATCAATTTGAGCAAGACTCAAAGGAATTGAACCAACAAGTTGGTTTCTTGAcaaatcaagaaattcaagtGATATTAACTCTCCAACATTTGAAGGAATTTTCCCTGTCAATTGGTTTCTTGATAAATTCAATGAAACCAATCCAAATAAACCCTCTATTTCTTTTGGAATTTCTCCTGATAATTGATTGTTTGAGAGATCAATgctttttaaaagtgataatcCTATATTTGTGAACATTTGTTCAGAACCTTTCCACATCAAGAATGCATTCAAATTGTACGAATAGTTACCTTTCGTATAACTCGTGTTGATCAAGTAATGATGACTTTGATAATATCTCAAAGAAATCATTTGAGCCATTGAGGAAAAGTTTTGTATGCATGTAGGAATCTGTCCAGATAGGTTGTTTAGAGAAAGATCTAAGAGCTGAATTCTTTTTAGATAACAAATTTGCAATGGTAAGCTCCCATAGAAATAATTGCTTCTTAAGCTTAAAAATTGCAACTGTGATAATTCATTCCCAATCCAATTTGGGATAAATCCTGATAATCTATTTTCTGCTATGTCTACCATCACTAACTGTGTGCAATTTTTCAGGATGGAAGGGATATTGCCTGATAAGTTATTACTTCTCAATAATAATACTTGAAGTTGCAAGAGTGATCCCATTGAAGTAGGAATTTTCCcagaaaatttgttttgacTCATATTTAAATAAGCTAATGACTTGAAATGGGTCCAACAGTCCGGAATTTGTCCAGAAAACTTATTATTTGAAAGGTCTAATTGGTACAAAGTTTCAGCTACACCACCAGAGCATAAAAACGAAAAAGAATTTgtgaatttattatttgatagaTCAAGAAATATTGAGCCTTGTAAAAATGGTGGAACATGACCTTCAAATTGATTTGATGCCAAACTAAGAGAATAATAATGATTTTCTATTGACAAATTTGGAATCATACCTTGTAAATTATTGCATGAAATATTAATACTCATCCAATTTGTCAATCCAAATTTGGTCCAAAACCATTTTGGAACAGTATCTGATATTCCACCATTTGAAATGTCAAGgtattcaaatttgttttgtttctctAGCCATTTTGGAAAAAATGGGCCTAGCTTGCAAGACCTCAATTCAATATCATCCAATTGAAAAGACGAAGCCCAATTTTGACTAACTTTTAAAGTTAGTGAGTTATCTGACAACATCAATGTCTTTAACTTtgtcatattattaaaatgagaGTCAGTCAGCACACCTTTCAAAGAGTTTGACATCAAGGATAATACCTCAAGTTCTGTTGGAAATCGAAGATCTTTAGAAATTGTCCCATTTAATTTGTTACCATCAAGGTACAATTCTTTTAATGATGGGAACATTGTTGCGAGGTTGCAAGGCAAAGTACCACTAATTTGATTCATGCCTAGATTTAAATGTTGCAATGATGGGGATAAGTGATGTATTATTGTTGAAAGGTTTTCACTCAGACTGTTATTGAATAGGTTCAATGAAAGCAAAACACTATCATTGTGAAGTAATTTTGGAACTCCGTCCTTTATTTGATTTCCCGATAGATCCAACGCTTCTAACTTTGAAAATATAGAGAAATCAGGCAGTATTCCgttgaatttattgtgatcGAGATATACTTCTTGCAATGAGTATCTAGAGCATCCAGACAAATGATTAAATATCATTGTCAGATCTTCACTCAACTTATTGGAAGAAAAATTCAATAACTCCAAAGTACATGTGGTCCCAAATGATTTTGGAACACCACCTTCTAAAGAGTTAAAGCTAATTGACAACTGCTCCAAATGAGATGGCAATCTAGTGCCTTCAGGTATCTTCTCACTCAATTGATTGTGAGAAAGATCCAACatctttaaatttgaaaatgctgAAAGGTCAGGTACAGAACCTCTGATTTGATTGTGTGCCAAACTCAACTCTTGTAGTGAGTATCTAACACAGCCACTGGAGAAATAACGAAGAATTGATGAAAGGTCTTCGGTGATATTGTTTTCAAACATGTATAATGAACGTAGGGTGCATATATTCATGAATGATTTCAAATCCTCACCCTTGAACAAATTATTGGAAAGGTCAAGGCGCTCAAGCAAATTCATGGCCAAGTCAAAACGATATGGCATGACACCCTCCAAGAGGTTCGAGCTAAGGTCAAGCTCAACAAGGTTGGAAGTGGTGTTTGACAACCACCGGAATATCATCGGTTGCATGAAGGAGTTTTCAGAAAGTCTAAGGACAGAaagggaagaagaaaaattgaagTTGGAAGGGTTGAATGAAAGGAGGAAATGATCGGAAAGGCCACATTCAATTAAACTGAGTTCTCTTAGTTTTGGTAGCTTGGCAATCGTTTGAAGCCGGCTAAGAGAAGTGTTAAAATTAGATATGGAATCCATGTAAAGATGGGTTAAAGAAGTAAGATTTGATAACCATTGATGAGTAGTGACAATTTTGAGAGCACCATGATATCCTCCAAGATACAGCTTATGCAAATTTGAAAGGTTTCCTAGTTGGGAAGGAATGTATCCTTCAAAAGAATTCCATCTGAGATCAAGATACTCCAACCGAAACAGATTTCCAAGTTGGAAAGGTATACttccatttaaataattatcactGAAATCAAGATACAGCAACCGAGAGAGATTTCCAAGTTCATGAGGGATTGAACCCtccaaataataattatgagcaagatttaagtattttaaatgaGAAAGAGAGCCTAACTCACTTGGAATTCTTCCGCCAAAGTCACATGAAGAGAGATCAAGGTATCTCAAGTTGGTAAGGGAGCCAATAAACCCTGGAATATTAATGTCTGGAAAAGAATTGAGACTGAGGTTCAAATACTGTAATTGTCGCAACTCCGTTAATGACTTGTGGATCTCTCCGCTGATGTAACGCCGAGAGACTTCATAATAATAGCCAAGAGTAAGAGATTTAATATGAAATTCTCCGTGAAGGTCGAGGCTTACAATATGGGCGGTGAGGTTGCTGCAGCGAATCCCTTCCCAATGACAGCAGTCGGGAGAGGTCCAAGAGGAGAGCATGTCGTAAGGATCAACAATGGCAGCCTTGAATTGAAGGAGTGCTTCCCTCTCCTTTGGAAGGCATCTGATTTCGTGTTCTCCATGAGAAACCTGCAACACCACACACACCACAAACATCATCGCTTTCATATTCTTCATTATCACTTTCAAACAGAGTGAATATTAGAAGAGACTGATATGGTTTCTGAATTTACCACTCCCAATACCCAtccatatatatacacacaccaACTCCTAAATTACAtattcttctctctctctctctgctgCACTGCTTCCTTACTTCATTCTaagtcactttttttttattcatcatatCAACTAATTTTTGTGGTCCATAAATAATGTACTAAACAACCCTTTCTTATTTACAATTATATATGACTCATACAATAAGTTAGTAAAAGCcaacaaatataaaacataaaacgcACTAAATGGttttatgtttcaaataataaaagaaactaatgaCATTTCATTTCagctttatatttattatgcatttcATTAATGCATGCAAGATTTCAATAATTTCAGCATTATCAATTGACTTCCGAGAAGACTtgtgaattttcattttaaaccacaatattatatgaaaaaaacaaaCCATCAAACTCCTCCttacaaataattaaagaattggaatttaatatttgaaaaaaaaaattaagagctCTGAAAATGCAATTGTGTCCAACAAATTATACTCTTTGCGATATCTTTATTTGTGGCTACCAAGATGGTCAGTTTTTCCTAACCACATAGAAAGAGTccaaattattacaatttaatagttttacatgaataataaattatgttatttattctTGTGTAGAGACAATAtattgtatgaaaataaatacaattaaaaatttgtatattgtctgtgatttttttatacaattcataaaatagatatttttctttcaggatttttaagaaaatttgtaaGTCCCactaaatattaagaaaaatttgTAAGTCCCACTATCTTGTTCCTATAATATTAATTGTCATCTCATATTACTAGCTAGCAAATGAGTTTGTCGTAGTAAAGTATAGTTTGGTGTAATTGGACAAAATGTAACAAATATTgccaaataaaaaaaggaaacttCAATGAATCTAGTCATTATTGGAAAATTAGACATTGGTCTCATGTAAATAAAATGACaaggaaaattaataaaattgaatcaaacTCTATTATTCCAACCAAACCAGGTTCAATTGTAAACTAAATAAGGTCAATATCAATTGTCAATTAATCGAGCTTCacataaagaaataaatgtaaataaagttTCATCTTTGCAAACAGTAATCAAAACGCtcaattacaatataattaatacataatttgatTCTAAAAGTACGGTGAATCATGTATTATGATAAAATACCAAATACAATGAGAATATCAAGTATCACTAATTGAGTAATCTTTGGCTAAAGTCACAATAAACATATTCATCACAATAAAGTTTAaatcatcaataattaaatataatataaataatcacaaataataaaagatcATGCTTGTCAAAGTCTAAGTCAATGGAGGCATTCTTACGATAAGTCCCTCCACTTTTCCACCATTGTCACTTTCCTCATTATCAATGGTGAGAAATGTTTTGGGGCAATAATTTATTCCAACCAATTGACTTATCCGAAGACTTGTGAAAAGAAAGATCGATTTTTTAGattaaacaacaattttatataacaaataatcGATCAAAtgtttccttaaaaaaatagtGACAGAATTATAAGCCAATATTcgaaagataataaaattaaaaaaatattctgaaAATGCATTTTGCAAAGCAATTGTTTTTTAACATGTTGTAATATTTGCAATGGCTTCTTTTATGAATAAAAGATGGTTAATTTGACATAGAAAGAGTTCAAATTAATACAGTGTAACAGTTTACATATGAGTAACAAAATAACGTTACTTATTTCTATTTAGaaataatagttatttaaaataaataccattagaaaagtttatattttgcctgattttttataaaaaaaattgtgattttaatattttttataaatcttttaagttatacgaaaaaaatatattttaatattaaaaatccAGATAGGTAATAAGTTCGTTATAGTAAATTGTCTTAGttacaaattataaagaaatattgacaaaaaaagaaggaaacttcctttttttctgaagacaacaaaatataaattaattaatatttaagacaacaacaacaacaattctTTGTTACTTcttcaaatatgaaaatttgtaaaCCTTGTGAACTTATGTTTGTCATATCATACTTATGTGATGGGTTTACTTTACAATTTTCCAAGTCCTCACCGTAAATGTCACCCCaactcttaaataatatttaattagttaaatacatatgtttatctattataattaaaactGGTAAACAGAAAAATTCGGATGAAATTTATTGTGGATTAATgttctttttttaaatcacaATATCTAGTCAATTTACATAAACtaataacttaatttatgtgatgcatatataaaataaactacaaattACATGGCATCCACAATGAAATTACTATCAAATGAAATGTTATCAGTTTTATAGTATGAACACAAATTTGGTATTTGTAGAATAAATCAAATCGTGAGAAAAGTTTTAGGGCAATAATTTTATTCCAATCAATGGACTTATCGGAAGACTTGTGAAAAGAAAGGTAACTTACATTAACTATTTTTAGATTAAAcgataattttgtataaaaaataatccatCAAATATCTTCTTAAAAAATAGTGACAAATATAAGTCAATATTTGAAaggtaataaaattaaaaggtcGAAGGTCAAGACTGTTAAACACAGCAGAATAGAGAAATATATTTGTATGTACTGtcaactcacattttattaatCGGGAAAGATTGGCTTTTAAAGCCATACACAGCAGTTACAGATTTTAACTCCACTCCCACAATTTCATGCTAAATTCATGGGTGCATGCTGACTTAGACTTCAAACCACTATCCCTAATAAATAgcatataaatttatttgatcacAGAAACAGAATAGTAActgcataaaataaaatatcttctaaACTAACCAACATTCCCTCCCTTAAACTATACACGTTACgatatatagtttatatttgAAGCGTCAGTCATGCCTAGCATACATCGAAGCCTTTCAAATTGATCCAGCTTCAGGGGCTTAGTCATAATGTCTGCAATTTGAACTTCTGATTTGCAGTAACTCAATTTGACAACTCCATCCTTCACCAAGTCTCTTAAAAAATGGAACCTTATATCAATATGTTTGCTTTTTCCATGAAAAACAGGATTTTTGGATAATTGTATGGTTGAGTTGTTGTCACACAAGATTAACGTGCTCTTCTGTTCCTTAGGATCAAGTTTCTCCAATACTCTTTTAATCCACACACATTGACAAGCACAAAACGCGGCTGCTATATACTCAGCCTCAGTTGTAGATAATGTAACTATAGGCTGTTTTTTCGAGGCCCATGAAACTGCTccaaaaccaaagaaaaacaCATATCCAGAAGTACTTCTTCGATCATCTAAGTCTCCAGCAAAGTCACTGTCAGAATAAGCTACAACATCAGTGCTTCCACCACCTTTCTTGTAGAAGATGCCCATTTCAGTAGTACCTTTTAGGTATCTTAATATGCGTTTTGCTGCCAGCTAATGAGATTCATAAGGACAAGACATGAATCTACTAATTAAACTAACTGCATACATAATATCTAGACGGGTTGCAGTCAAGTACAAAAGACTTCCAACGAGTTGCTTGAACACAGTTGAATCAACTGTGGCTCCTCCATCATTCTTTGATAGTTTTGTACCCGTGACAATAGGATTTTTTACTGCATTACTATTCTCCATGCCAAACCTTGTTAGAATCTCACgaatatattttctttgacaAATGAAAATACCATCTGAATTCTGCATAACTTCTATTCCAAGAAAATATCTCATTCTGCCTAAATCGGTCATGTCAAATTCTAACATCATTGATTCTTTAAATTCATCACACATGCTCCAATCATTTCCAGTATAAATCAAGTCATCAACATAAAGacttacaattaaaattttacctcCTTCCTTTGATTTTGTGAAGAGAGTGTGCTCACATACACACCTTTTAAAACCTTTACGAGAGAAATAGCTCTCTATCATGTTGTACCATGCTCTTGGAGCCTGTTTAAGGCCATACAACgccttttttaatttgtaaactTTGTCTTCTTTCCCTTTCTTCAAAAAACCAGTGGGTTGTTGTACATAAATATCTTCTTTAAGTTCTCCATGAAGGAAGGCACTCTTCACATCTAACTGATAAACTTGCCAATTATAGTGGGCTGCCATAGCAAGTATAATGCGAATGGTATCAAGTCTGGCCACAAGGGCAAATACCTATGTGTAGTCAACTCCATATTCTTGAGCATATCCTTTCGCCACTAATCTTGCTTTAAATTTATCTACTTCAC is a window of Vigna unguiculata cultivar IT97K-499-35 chromosome 4, ASM411807v1, whole genome shotgun sequence DNA encoding:
- the LOC114181235 gene encoding receptor-like protein EIX2, which produces MKNMKAMMFVVCVVLQVSHGEHEIRCLPKEREALLQFKAAIVDPYDMLSSWTSPDCCHWEGIRCSNLTAHIVSLDLHGEFHIKSLTLGYYYEVSRRYISGEIHKSLTELRQLQYLNLSLNSFPDINIPGFIGSLTNLRYLDLSSCDFGGRIPKEIWIIIGVK